From the genome of uncultured Pseudodesulfovibrio sp., one region includes:
- a CDS encoding peptidylprolyl isomerase, whose product MKRHIAILLVLVALFAGCSGDTDDIGIVARVNGAPIYLSQLEFQHDQFQEDSVGAYVPSVAKLRKEYGEILSDLIVQELVVQELARRDLSVTDEELRKAENTVRADYPEGAFEQVLVEEYIDLKSWRRQLRYYLAQKKFFQQVLRPQIKIDYKEAEKYYRDHISDFYLPESLRILVVRGPSRELVVKAVEKYLKDHDQMNLATAFGEVETREVVVREGRLSAPWRNALTGLKPGQASDVLTDRFGFEALVLLERSEAKVLPPAQAYPLVEEALLEKKMENAFENWLSGDLSKADIQVSEHLLESASKPGDSDGSAPAAIAEPEEPSADEVMDQAPAEEDMNGREPADEVIPPDQIGTDTGI is encoded by the coding sequence ATGAAACGTCACATAGCTATACTTCTCGTTTTGGTGGCCTTGTTCGCCGGATGCTCCGGAGACACGGATGACATCGGTATCGTGGCCCGCGTCAACGGTGCGCCGATCTATCTGAGTCAGCTGGAGTTCCAGCATGACCAGTTCCAGGAGGACAGCGTCGGCGCGTACGTTCCGAGTGTGGCCAAGCTGCGCAAGGAATACGGTGAAATCCTGTCTGATCTCATCGTCCAGGAGCTGGTGGTCCAGGAACTGGCCCGCCGGGATCTGTCCGTGACCGATGAGGAACTGCGCAAGGCCGAAAATACGGTGCGCGCCGATTATCCCGAGGGAGCCTTTGAGCAGGTTCTGGTGGAAGAGTACATCGACCTCAAGTCCTGGCGGCGCCAACTGCGTTACTACCTGGCGCAGAAGAAATTTTTCCAGCAAGTTCTGCGGCCGCAGATCAAGATCGACTACAAGGAAGCCGAGAAATATTATCGGGACCATATCTCCGATTTCTATCTGCCCGAGAGCCTGCGCATCCTGGTGGTGCGGGGCCCCAGCCGCGAACTGGTGGTCAAGGCGGTTGAAAAATATCTCAAGGATCACGACCAGATGAATCTGGCTACCGCGTTCGGCGAAGTCGAGACCCGGGAGGTGGTGGTCCGCGAAGGGCGGTTGTCCGCCCCCTGGCGCAACGCTCTGACCGGGCTCAAGCCCGGACAGGCCAGCGACGTGCTGACCGACCGGTTCGGGTTCGAGGCTCTGGTCCTGCTTGAGCGCAGCGAGGCCAAGGTGCTGCCTCCGGCCCAGGCCTATCCCCTTGTGGAAGAGGCCCTGCTTGAGAAAAAGATGGAAAACGCCTTCGAAAACTGGCTTTCCGGCGACTTGTCCAAGGCGGACATCCAGGTCAGCGAACATCTTCTGGAGTCCGCTTCCAAACCTGGCGATAGTGACGGAAGCGCTCCGGCCGCGATTGCGGAACCGGAAGAACCTTCGGCGGACGAGGTCATGGACCAGGCTCCTGCCGAGGAAGACATGAACGGCCGTGAACCGGCTGATGAGGTAATCCCTCCGGACCAGATAGGCACGGACACGGGCATCTGA